The sequence CAAGTAGAAACTTAGCAGGATCACCAGAAGGATTAGTAGAAATGAAGGAATGTACGAGTAGAATCGCTTCCTCGTTACTGAAGAAATCGAACAAACCATCACTTGCAACTATAACAAAGTGATCTGATTCCGTTATCTTGTGAACTCTCATCGATGGTTCCACGGAAACGTAAGGCGGGCTCAAAAGGTTACGTACACGGAGAATTCCCATCAGTGCATCGTTCAGTTTCTCCTGCAATTTAATGGAGAAGAGCTATTTGAtactttttcttataattaagtaattaaccATAACTTAATAATATTACTAATACCTTCTTCAAGTAACCAACTCCTAGAGCACGAGTAACTTTAAGctttcctttgatttttccaCCAATAACGATTTTGGGATCATCAAGATGCTCACTTAAGAGTCTAGCTTCTTCGACTTCGTTATCAACTGTATGATCCTCTGTGAGCTGAACAGCTTGCAGCTTCTTATTACCATTGTAGGTCGCTAGAACAGCTCTGCTATCACCTAGATTAAGGATGTAGAGATCCTTCCCGACAAGGAGAGTGACCAAAACGCAAGATCCCACGGATACTAAGTCCGGTCTTTCTTCCATTTCTTGCTCAACCATTCTCAAGAAATCGTTTTCCGCCTGAAACAGCGCACGGTTTAAGCAATCTAGCACTCCTTGTCTGaacaaatcagaggaagagtagtctattttacttatatttgaCAACAACTCCAACTTTTCGACATCATCATCGGACTTGGTAAGGCTTTGCTTCATCTGGCGATCAAGCAACTCGAGATGGAACACAATGGACTCATACAAAGTACAAGCCAAGAAATCAGCAGCATCTCTCCCATTGAATCCATCATATATAGCGCAAAAGAGCCAACCGTTCTCCTCAGAGCAGACAGCTTGAACCCTATCTTCCCCTGCAGCACCTCCCGCAACTTGAACTTCCATGGCAGAGAGAAAACTTTCATTCACAGAAGAAGGAGAACTCAATGACGTCAAGTAACAAGATTCAGGATCAGGAGGGCTCGGACTAGTAGACGAGCTGCAGCTAAGACTCACCATGCTTCCatgaagagaaggagagagtatGTCAAGCTTAGAAAGCGCAGGGGAAGATGGAACTTTCCTGAAAGATTTAGGAGAATCTAGAGAAGGCAAAATCTCAGAACCAATCACTCCATTGCAGATATTGGTATTGGCTAAGGTAGGGTTGCCGCTTAAAGCAGCTCCAGATAAACAAGAGAAACTGCTAGTCTTTTGAAGCCTAAACCCAGCAAGAACCTCACGGCCATCAGGAACACTATCTTCAGGAATCcctatcttattattattgcaTTGATAACCAAAACTTATCTCAATCTCACCATAAGTAGGATCAGTCTCttcctgcattttttttttaatttcactttCTTGATAATGTTTCTGAAACAACAAAGATCCATTAACTCATCAGATTcataaaaaagtttcaaatacGAATCAATACACCACTCTGCTTATCAAATCTTGATTCAAGACAAGATCCACTAATCATGAAAACTGTAAGtcttggattaaaaaaaaaaacatcaaggttagtacttttttttttaatcaacaacAGTCCTAAACTCCTAATTAAATCTTAGACTTAAAcacaaactaaaccaaacttaGCTGCTTTAATAACCATAAAGACAAAAAATACGTGGCGAGAGACGTCTAAGCACACATATCGAAGGACTGAAGATAGATGGGACCAAGATAACGAACAGTTACATAAGTTAAACGTGAgagttaaaaaaactaaaaatgtcCTTTTTACATAGGACGCTATTAAATGCAGACCACAAAAGTTGTTGGTTTCAGATAACAATGGTTTTACAGACAAAAGCAAAGCTAtcttaaaaaaacagagaagatagaaacccatatataataagatagatttGGTTTCATCAGAAACCATGTCGTGTCGTGTCATATTTGTTCATCATATCTCTAAAAGTGGTTATACTAACAAAAAATCTCCTTATTCAATAATTTCTCATTGGCagaacaaattaaattataaaatctaaaatcgaGATTAAATCGGAACGAAAACGAAATCGAGAAGACGCAGCAGACATTAAGAGATATTGAGAATGAGAgtaatgggtttttttttttttttaccttaacgAATACGCGAATCAGAGAGAAGAACTTAGTCGTCAGAAGAAACAAATCGGAagagagaatatataaaaaaaaaagagagtgagagaagtgaaaagagaagagaaggagaaggggaTTTAATGGATGGATGGAGGAGGAAGAGTTTTAACGAgttgaatgtttttttgtttttgctaattTTGGGTATTGCTAAAATATCTAAAGCCTCCctctttatattgttttctttctcacacttttttttttttctttctgctctgcttttttttcgtttttgattcgctgctttttatttttttaagttcaaatttttttttaccctaaACAATAATGATGCTAAGTTTTTATTAGAATCTCGGTTGTATACATAGAAGTCTGTTTTAGTATATTTTGGAAGTTTTCTTGGTTAGATacttttcgtttcttttttttttcagattttttttattatttatgaatAGATGAGTTTTCTAAAAACTAGtaagtttcaaaatataagatgttttaactaaaacacacacagattaaaaagtttttacttttaacaagttcaaccaatcataaacaatactacataatataaaatactaaactaatctaaaaattatatagaaaattgaaaatattctatattatgaaataaaaaacttttttaaaacattttatattttgaaagagagagagtagttATTATCTAAattctgtgattttttttaatttctttttNNNNNNNNNNNNNNNNNNNNNNNNNNNNNNNNNNNNNNNNNNNNNNNNNNNNNNNNNNNNNNNNNNNNNNNNNNNNNNNNNNNNNNNNNNNNNNNNNNNNNNNNNNNNNNNNNNNNNNNNNNNNNNNNNNNNNNNNNNNNNNNNNNNNNNNNNNNNNNNNNNNNNNNNNNNNNNNNNNNNNNNNNNNNNNNNNNNNNNNNNNNNNNNNNNNNNNNNNNNNNNNNNNNNNNNNNNNNNNNNNNNNNNNNNNNNNNNNNNNNNNNNNNNNNNNNNNNNNNNNNNNNNNNNNNNNNNNNNNNNNNNNNNNNNNNNNNNNNNNNNNNNNNNNNNNNNNNNNNNNNNNNNNNNNNNNNNNNNNNNNNNNNNNNNNNNNNNNNNNNNNNNNNNNNNNNNNNNNNNNNNNNNNNNNNNNNNNNNNNNNNNNNNNNNNNNNNNNNNNNNNNNNNNNNNNNNNNNNNNNNNNNNNNNNNNNNNNNNNNNNNNNNNNNNNNNNNNNNNNNNNNNNNNNNNNNNNNNNNNNNNNNNNNNNNNNNNNNNNNNNNNNNNNNNNNNNNNNNNNNNNNNNNNNNNNNNNNNNNNNNNNNNNNNNNNNNNNNNNNNNNNNNNNNNNNNNNNNNNNNNNNNNNNNNNNNNNNNNNNNNNNNNNNNNNNNNNNNNNNNNNNNNNNNNNNNNNNNNNNNNNNNNNNNNNNNNNNNNNNNNNNNNNNNNNNNNNNNNNNNNNNNNNNNNNNNNNNNNNNNNNNNNNNNNNNNNNNNNNNNNNNNNNNNNNNNNNNNNNNNNNNNNNNNNNNNNNNNNNNNNNNNNNNNNNNNNNNNNNNNNNNNNNNNNNNNNNNNNNNNNNNNNNNNNNNNNNNNNNNNNNNNNNNNNNNNNNNNNNNNNNNNN comes from Camelina sativa cultivar DH55 chromosome 19, Cs, whole genome shotgun sequence and encodes:
- the LOC104765494 gene encoding probable protein phosphatase 2C 40, with the translated sequence MQEETDPTYGEIEISFGYQCNNNKIGIPEDSVPDGREVLAGFRLQKTSSFSCLSGAALSGNPTLANTNICNGVIGSEILPSLDSPKSFRKVPSSPALSKLDILSPSLHGSMVSLSCSSSTSPSPPDPESCYLTSLSSPSSVNESFLSAMEVQVAGGAAGEDRVQAVCSEENGWLFCAIYDGFNGRDAADFLACTLYESIVFHLELLDRQMKQSLTKSDDDVEKLELLSNISKIDYSSSDLFRQGVLDCLNRALFQAENDFLRMVEQEMEERPDLVSVGSCVLVTLLVGKDLYILNLGDSRAVLATYNGNKKLQAVQLTEDHTVDNEVEEARLLSEHLDDPKIVIGGKIKGKLKVTRALGVGYLKKEKLNDALMGILRVRNLLSPPYVSVEPSMRVHKITESDHFVIVASDGLFDFFSNEEAILLVHSFISTNPSGDPAKFLLERLVAKAAARAGFTLEELMNVPAGRRRRYHDDVTIMVITLGTHQRTSKASTFV